A segment of the Melospiza melodia melodia isolate bMelMel2 chromosome 24, bMelMel2.pri, whole genome shotgun sequence genome:
GAGCTCCCCGAACCGCCTCGAGTCCCCGAACCAGCCCGAACCGCCCCGAGCGCCCGAACCGCCCCGCACCGCCCCCGAGCGCCGAGAACGGCCCCGAGCACCGAGAACGGCCCCGAGCACCCCGCTCCGCACCGGGAACCCCCGAACAGCCCCTGAGCACCCCGCACCGCACCGGGACCCCGCACCGCCCCCGAGCGCCCCCAACAGCCCCGAGCACCCCGCACTGCCCCGGGACCCCGCACCGCACCGggagccccgccccgccccgccccgcaccgCCTGTTCTCACGGTGCTGGGAATCGCTGTCCGTGCGCATCCCTACGGACAGGGCGAGCGCTCGCCCCCACACCCCGAGTGTCCCTGCTGGGGGGCCGGCACCGAAGATTCATAGCACATATATCCATATCCCAAAGCCTGTGCTAATACACGTAGAGATTAATGCGTGTTTGTTTTGCACATGTGTCTCATATATGCGGGTTCTGCCTGTGCAATGTATGGAATTTGTGTGTCTGTACACATCAATAGGcgtgtgtgtcactgtgttaCACCGATGTACAGCAGCGTCTGTGCTTTCCGTTCAAGTGCACGtacacctgtgtgtgtgtgtgtgtgtgtgtgaggttcCCCCCGCCCGTGGGGCCGGGCTGCTCCGCTCTGCTCCTGGGGCGGGGCCCATTCCCCGCTCCCCGTTCCCGGTTCCTGGTTCCCGAATCCCGGTTCCCGGTTCCTGGTTCCTGGATCCCATCCAGCCGCCGTCGCGGGATCGCCTGGCCCTGGGGCACGGCGAGCCCATGGCCAGGAAGGAGCCGCTGCTCAGCGCCCTTAAAGGTGAGCGTGGGCCCCCGGCCCCTGTGCGAGCTTCTCCTGGCCGCGCTCGGTACCGGTCTGACCGGACCGACGGCGGGGCCACGCTGGGGCTCCCCGGGCCAGCCCTGCCGCCCGGCCGTGCCTTTGGGGAAGTTTACCCCGGGGGGGTCGGGCCGTGCCGCGCTGGGGTATCGGATCCCCCCGCGGGgccgtgcagagctgtgcccccGATATCCCGTCCGCTCACCCCGGCTGGGCACCCACGGCACCGCCGCTGTCTCTCCGCCCCGCAGGAGCGGTGCTGCGGCTGCGGGAGGCCGGGGGCCCCTGCACGGACACCTCGCCGCACCTCGTGTCCCTCTGCCAGCTGCTGGAGAGCATCCTGCGCAAGGGGCTCCGACGTGAGTGACCCTCGGtgcccgggcgggcggcggcagcgTGCCCAGGCCCGCGGCGAGGGGTCTCGCACTCCCTTTCTCCCGCAGAACCGGCCTGGGGATTCCGCAGGCGGGATTACTGGCactggctggagcagctccctgcgGGCACCAGCGGCCGGTGAGcgccccgggctgggctgggtgaaAATCTGAGCTGCGGTGGCGTCTGTCACCATGAGCCACACGCTCATCCCAAAGAGCCCAGGCGCAGGGAGGACGCTCCGGTTGATGCCAAAGCCGCTTCTCCTGTCCCCAAACAGGCCGGAGCCTCTGTCCGTGAGCATCCGCAGGGCCGCGGGCTGCGAGCGGGCGCGGACGGCGCAGGGCCGCGGGCGCTGCTGGCTGCGCTGGGCCCTGCGGGGGAAGGCGCTGGCGGCGGCCGTGGCGCAGCTGGCACAGAGCCCCCCGCTCCTGCAGGTGCGCACCGGGGGGAACGCTGCCCGCGGGCGGTGGGCTGTGAAACGGAGGATAACCTGTGCTTTTCGCTGGCTTTCAGTTCTATGACCCAGGAAGCTCCATCCTCGGCAGGGAAGATCTCCGGGGTAAGATGGGGCTCAGCCGAGGCAGGATGCAGCCTGTGCTATGGCACtgcgctgctgctgcaggggagggGGAAGAGTCCACCGTGACTTTTCTAATCCAAACTTAGCGCTGGAATCTAAATACATTGCTGCAGtgatgggaagaaaaaaaaaaccaaacaaagtgtaaatatttaaacattatttgaattcatctaaggttggttTTAGTGGCATGGGATAGGAAAATTTCTTCTGAAGTGTCTTCCATGTTATTCATTTGTACCAAGGATTCTGGCTTAAGCAGACCCAGTATGGCTTTGAGGAGAGACTGTGTTGGATGGGCCTGGgctgagggtggcacaggggtttAAATGGTTGCATTGCCTTGACAGGCTGCAGCACTCCATCCATCCACTGCCAGACTCTTTGGGGGGCCAGGCCAAGGTGGAAGCCTTTAATCTTTTGGTTATGATAAATAACCCCATGTTAAACCTGTACATCAATGGTTTATAAATCACCCGTGCTGCTGGTGCATGAGCAGATTGCAGACCTGGCAGTGTGATTGCAAGGCTTGTGTAGGAGAGAGCCTGGGCAGCTTTGCTGTGCTTCTAAGGGGAGAAATAGTCAGTGGCATTTGGTGCAAGTCTTTCtctgaattttgggaaaaaaggtgcccttgtgccagcagcaggagcctgGGATGAGCCTCCAGCAGCACTTGGGTGCGTGGTGCTGGGATGCTCTCAAGGCCTCACTCCCAGGACTCATCAGTTACACTGCAAATGGCTCCATTCTGTCCTCTGCCGTGCCCCTGTGAGGCTGTGGCTGCCAGAACCCAGCGGTGACACTGCAAATAGCTCCATTCTGTCCTCTGCCATGCCCCTGTGAGGCTGTGGCTGCCAGAACCCAGCGGTGACACTGCctctctccatccccatccctctgcagagccattcctctcgctgctgctgctgctgacagagATAGATTTCTCCCTGGAACTGCAGGTGCAGTGATGAATCAGTGGGGTGGTGACCAGCACAGGGCTGCCAGCGTGGGGCCCTGGCCCCTTCCCTGACACTCCTTGGTTTGCAGAATTGCAGCTTCTTGGACGAGAGCTGGCTGCTGCCGGTGAGAGCCCATGGGGAGCCGTCCTTCTGCCACCTGGCCCTCCCTGAAAAGTCAAAGGAGGAAGATAAGGAGCAGTATGGTGGGGAGGGATTGCCACACACCCCGGGGTGAATTGGCTCGGGCTCACCAGGAtgagcagagctgcctctgctATCGAGGTTGGATCGTGCTGGGTACCTGCTGCATCACCAGGAGCAGATCCCAGCATTCCTGGGAGTAAAACCAAGCAAGGGAAGCACCCAGGCCTGAATCTCTGATATAAGTGATGTTTTCCCGTGCTCCTCTCCCCGATTGCCAAAGGAATCCCCATTTCCCTGGGCTGACACAGATTATGCATCAGTTGGTTTGCTCAGTGAAACATCAGTGTGGTACTGAGAACAGCGGGGACGCCCTCATGTCTTTTAACGATGCAGAGCATCCCTCCACCACCTTTTAAACCCAAAAGATTCCCCAAAAAGCTCGAGGCAGCTCTGGGACTGGCCAAGGCGTGCACTGAGCCGTGGTGGTGCTGCAGAGCCGGGGATGCCGCTGGCTTTGGGGCATTTCTGGCAGGCAGTGCCGGCTCAGCCCGGCTAATGCGATGTGACACTGAGTGCTCTGCACACAGCAGCGCCTCTGGGGACGGACAGCTGCGTCCCCCGGCTGCGTGGGGACATGTGGGGTGAGCCAGGAGGGCTCTTCAGCGGGTTAAGGCTCTGCTGTTGCTTTGCCATGCCATCCATAGAGCGGCTTTGTcccttcagggtgtgggcacagCCAGATCCTGGGAGACAAGCGGCCACTGACGGTCCCAGCTCAGCCTGGGGTGCTGGGATTTGCCTCTCCCTGGGCTCCCAAAGCCCCGGGTTGGCATCAGTGCCAGAAATTATCCACGGCATGGGGTCCTTGGGTGTCCCACGGCCATTGCCACTGTCACCATCCAGTCTCTTTCAGGTGTGCAGTATTTATGAGACAGTCCCGTGCCAAGCACTGGGGATGATGCTCAGGTAGGAGCTCTCGATCCTCCTCTCCCCTCTGCAGAGGGAATCtggtcagcacagccctgaaaatgccccaaaaaagggaaataaatatcCAGCTTAGAGCATTGGGGCTGTCTCGGGTGCTTTTCTCCCCATGAGCTCAGCCTTGCCAGTATCTGCTGTCCATGGGGTGGCTTTTCCCTGCATTCAGTGTATGGGTGATGGTACAAAAGGGGAGCCAGGCAGGgtccctggggctgagctggggctcgGCTGCACCCCCAGGTACGTGGATGGCCGAGTCTTTGTTACCGAGGTGCTCCCCGAGAGCCAGGCAGAGGCGGACGAGGTGGTGCTGGCCGGTGACATCCTGGATGAGATCAACGGCTGCTGCCTGAGATCCGCCTCCCCCGGGCAGGtgggtggggacacgggggacacaggggacacagggacacgggggacacgggggacacaggggacacacgggACACGGGGGTCAAAGGGGTCACAGGGGTCACAGGGGACTCAGGCCGGGGCTGTcccccctgctgcccctgctccctcctcgctgcaggctggggctgtgctgcagaggctgAAGGGAGAACCGCTGGCCCTGCGCCTGCTGCGGTGGCGCTGGCACGACGGGAGCGTCTTTGAGCCGCTGCTGCCCTACCTGGAGGCCCTGAAGGAGAAGGAGCcgcagttccagctgcagcacagcccccggcACAGCCCCAGGGGCGAGGGGCAGCCCCGGCAGCTGCAGGGGGGCAGGTGGGTCTGTGCCatgggctgtgcccacagcatccctgagctctgctccaggctgtggggcCAAGGCTGTCCCCATGGCCTGGAGGTGAGAACGGGCCTGGGAGCATCTTCCCCTGCAAAGAGCAGCAGGGGGGATGTGGGGGGGTTATTGGAAAAAATGCTccaaatattaccagttagattgtgcctgggccagtgtgaccctcgctgctgggccaaaggcagcaactgcggtgtgtcaccccagagataccttggcttgctggtggttgcagctgggcactgaacaagtccaggcttgttaggaaccccgtttacctcaggaggaatggcttcaagcgatggtgaagagaaaaaggagaggattctgctggagggtttaatgtccagaggtttattccatggttacagaggtctgaacgtgagcaactgctccaacagaacacgaccgcatggtctgatcaccttttaagctcagggacagggggaggggaggtacaggtgagccaccaaccaggtgagaggggcagggtctcaggggaagatgacacccagacaggccaatgacctctgggcataggggcatcctttgaacttgaccaaccacacgaggccttgctggaatgttcagcctgagtgacaggactcactcagcatgggggcaagggggaagggagagaggtataggcacacctgggggaatgacctggaaggccaaaatgggacattacagcacaccacaacaggggGTCCTCCGTCTGATGCCCCCGAGCTTTTCTCCCCAGGCTGCTCTACAAGCTGCGGTTCCTGGGCCAGACCAGCGTTGGGAcggtgaggctgtggggcagagaCCTGCCGGGGGTGAATCATCTCTTTGGAGTTCTCTTCATGTCTCCAAGGGTTATTCCCCCCTTCCCATTTCATTTCAGTATGGTGGCAAAGAGGTGCTGGAGGGGGCCATCCCTGCTGTGCTGGAAAGGAACTTGGCACCACgggtgagcagcagggctggggacatcctggggaggGCTCTGGGAGACAATGCAGGCCATGGATATTTTTTCCAATGCAGGCCATGGATATTTTTTCCAATGCAGGCCATGGATATTTTTTCCAATGCAAGCCATGGATATTTTTTCCAGCTCCAGGTTCACTTGGCTTGGCTGAATATTTGCCACCCCATCACCCCAGTGAGGTTTTTTCAGGTCAGAAGCATCTCAGCAGCCAGGATAGGAAAGGGCATTAAGGAAAAATGCAGCCACATGCAGGAAAGAAGTTGGAAAACTCTGGGAAGGCTAAACCTGATTCCAGGGGTGCTTTAGGGCTCAGGTCACTGTAGTTTGAGCCTCTGGGAGTTGTTTTTGAAAAGATTGAAGTGTGAAAGCACTGGGTGGTGGAGGAAAAGAAGCAGCAGCGAGAAAACTTGAAAAAGCTGAGGCTGACTGTGCTTCATCACCTCTGCATTTGGATAATCTCTGGTGAGTGTCTGATTAAAAacagagctcagggctgtgctgatcGAGGCTTCTTCCCCCTCATCCCCCTGCAGGAGGTTTTATTTGATGTGAGGGAGGCAGAAGTCCTTGTGCAGGAAAAGGCTTCCTCCAAGGTGAGTGAGTGACATCCAAGCTCTGGGAATCTGGTGGCATTGGGGAGCCCAGCTGGGGATAGAATAAACCAGgaatggggctggcagggcctgACCAGAGCCCCAAACAgtgcctccctgtccctgcacagctcctgtgccaccatccctgcccctccatctcctgcacagctcctgtgtccccatccctgtccatccctgtccctgcacagctcctgtgtcaccatccctgcccctccatctcctgcacagctcctgtgccacctccctgtccctgcacagctcctgtgtcaccatccctgtccctgcacagctcctgtgtcaccatccctgtccctgcacagctcctgtgtccccatccctgcccctccatctcctgcacagctcctgtgccaccatccctgcccctccctgtccctgcacagctcctgtgtccccatccctgcccctccatatcctgcacagctcctgtgccacctccctgtccctgcacagcccctgtgccaccatccctgcccctctctgtccctgcacagctcctgtgtccccatccctgcccctccatctcctgcacagctcctgtgtccccatccgtgtccctgcccagctcctgtgtcaccatccctgtccctgcccagctcctgtgtccccatccctgcccctccctgtccctgcccagctcctgtgtccccatccctgtccctcatatctcctgtgtccccatccctgtccatccctgtccctcacAGCTCCTGTGCCGCCATCCCTACCCCTCCATCTCCTGCGTGGGACGCTGCACGTGGAGCCCCAGGATCTTTGCCCTGTGTGTGCTGTGAGTGCTGCCTGTGGGtcctggcagggcacagagggctgtggctctgggctggggctctGGGAAACCTCAGAGCAGCCACAAGGTCCTGCTGCAGcgggaggcagggctgggctcggaGCTGCCTGGATCATGGACGTGTTTCCATTTTTAGCTCTTCCCCCGAGAGCCCTGACAGGAGCACGTTCCACTGCCTGGTGTTTGCATCCAGCTCTGAGCAGGAATGCGAGGAAATCGTCGGGAGAATGGGTAAGGGAAGGGTTTAAGGCTTCAGCTGCCATCAGTGACACTGTGGAATAGCAGGAATTCTGTTCCAGTCCACCACAAGCAGGATCTGACTTAATTCCTTTCATTGAGGTTACTAAGATGAAGAgatattttgatatttttctggtgtgggttttttttttataaaggaCCACTTGACAATGATTTTATTTTAAGAAACAGCTTCTAGGCATATCCAGCTGCTTCATTGTTTCCAGTAAGGACTTGGAGGAAATACTGTTTTCAAGGGATGTTATTTTAAACATAATTTTCTTGCAGGAGCTGAGGTTGCTACTGCAGCTCAGCACC
Coding sequences within it:
- the LOC134428991 gene encoding uncharacterized protein LOC134428991, whose amino-acid sequence is MYSSVCAFRSSARTPPPSRDRLALGHGEPMARKEPLLSALKGAVLRLREAGGPCTDTSPHLVSLCQLLESILRKGLRQPAWGFRRRDYWHWLEQLPAGTSGRPEPLSVSIRRAAGCERARTAQGRGRCWLRWALRGKALAAAVAQLAQSPPLLQFYDPGSSILGREDLREPFLSLLLLLTEIDFSLELQNCSFLDESWLLPVCSIYETVPCQALGMMLRYVDGRVFVTEVLPESQAEADEVVLAGDILDEINGCCLRSASPGQAGAVLQRLKGEPLALRLLRWRWHDGSVFEPLLPYLEALKEKEPQFQLQHSPRHSPRGEGQPRQLQGGRLLYKLRFLGQTSVGTYGGKEVLEGAIPAVLERNLAPREVLFDVREAEVLVQEKASSKLLCRHPYPSISCVGRCTWSPRIFALCVLSSPESPDRSTFHCLVFASSSEQECEEIVGRMAAGFKHTEWLV